A genome region from Methylohalobius crimeensis 10Ki includes the following:
- a CDS encoding urease accessory protein UreH domain-containing protein: MLMRHVTFRAEGMHCTSCEKVIELALSKLPGVAKVRSNFASQVVRVAFDPGRISLAEILDVVERKGYRGVLIDRSARRKDLFNRALGVILGVAGILLILYGGSRFVDHFQLPDLNVQLGYWAVLVVGLLTGFHCVGMCGGFVLSYTAKGAQEGQKTYWLHTQYAVGKLLSYTVLGAGFGMLGALISFTPTLRGIAAILAGAFLILYGFNMLHVFSAVRVGFTMPRFLSRFVRKETHRTTQPFVIGLLNGLMIACGPLQAMYVMAAGTGSALEGAKLLFIFGLGTLPLMFGFGFLASIISHRMTHKILNASGILVISLGLIMLNRGLAMTGSGYDFHTLLQRSKDSAPQLFDSVSREGKPDKDVSEQVIHMQALARGYEPNRFVLRRGVPVKWVIEGKELTGCNRVILVPKLNLEIELKPGTQTVEFTPREIGRISWSCWMGMLHGEFQVFDGAESTAESQTRPWIRRGRVRSSAASLQRCEQCLQEE, from the coding sequence ATGCTTATGCGTCATGTGACATTCCGGGCCGAGGGAATGCATTGCACCAGTTGCGAGAAAGTCATCGAACTGGCCCTGAGCAAGCTTCCCGGCGTCGCGAAGGTCCGCTCCAATTTCGCTTCCCAGGTCGTTCGCGTGGCTTTCGATCCCGGTCGGATTTCCCTGGCGGAAATTCTCGATGTGGTGGAACGCAAGGGATACCGCGGTGTCCTGATCGACCGTTCCGCCCGGCGCAAGGATTTGTTTAACCGGGCCCTGGGCGTCATCTTGGGAGTTGCCGGGATCCTGCTGATCCTCTACGGCGGTTCCCGTTTCGTCGACCATTTTCAACTGCCCGATCTGAATGTCCAGCTGGGGTACTGGGCGGTTCTGGTGGTGGGGTTGCTCACCGGCTTTCATTGCGTGGGGATGTGCGGCGGATTCGTATTGAGTTATACCGCCAAGGGTGCCCAGGAAGGCCAAAAAACCTATTGGCTTCATACCCAATATGCGGTGGGCAAGCTGCTGTCGTATACGGTATTGGGCGCCGGTTTCGGGATGCTGGGGGCACTCATCAGCTTTACCCCCACGCTGCGCGGCATCGCCGCGATTCTCGCCGGGGCGTTTTTGATTTTGTACGGTTTCAATATGCTGCATGTGTTTTCGGCGGTTCGCGTCGGATTTACCATGCCGCGTTTTCTGTCGCGTTTTGTGCGCAAGGAAACTCACCGCACCACCCAACCGTTCGTCATCGGCCTGCTGAACGGCTTGATGATCGCCTGCGGCCCCTTGCAGGCGATGTACGTTATGGCGGCGGGCACCGGCAGCGCCCTGGAGGGAGCCAAGCTACTGTTTATATTCGGCTTGGGCACCTTGCCCTTGATGTTCGGCTTCGGCTTTCTGGCGAGCATCATTTCCCATCGGATGACCCATAAAATCCTCAATGCTTCCGGAATCCTGGTAATCAGCCTGGGGTTGATCATGCTCAACCGGGGGTTGGCGATGACCGGTTCCGGTTACGATTTCCATACGTTGCTGCAACGAAGCAAGGATTCCGCTCCGCAGCTCTTCGATTCCGTTTCCCGAGAGGGCAAGCCGGATAAGGATGTTTCCGAGCAGGTGATCCACATGCAGGCCTTGGCCCGGGGCTACGAGCCCAATCGCTTTGTCCTTCGGCGCGGCGTGCCGGTGAAATGGGTGATCGAAGGCAAGGAATTGACCGGTTGCAACCGGGTGATCCTGGTTCCCAAGCTGAATCTGGAAATTGAACTCAAGCCGGGGACCCAGACAGTCGAATTCACTCCCCGGGAGATCGGACGGATATCCTGGAGTTGCTGGATGGGGATGCTGCACGGCGAGTTTCAAGTATTCGATGGCGCGGAATCGACCGCTGAATCTCAAACCCGTCCCTGGATACGGCGCGGCCGGGTGCGCAGTTCGGCGGCATCCTTGCAGCGTTGCGAACAGTGTCTGCAGGAAGAATAG
- a CDS encoding DUF502 domain-containing protein: MLRIVKQGFKYFMLGVLAVIPLLLTVQIVLFTKELLTDIIVSLYGYSASYSFTTTLLVLSIALLTYIGYSLAKYRRSIIISAFDTVIEKIPFLNTIYRVTKKMITLFTVDSEVRKREVVYVEYPKEDVWVPAYVTNKVGSMYVLFVPTSPNPTSGFTVVVSESKVVKSEMDIEDAASFIISIGSDYPKPEEADILKARSKLLE, from the coding sequence ATGCTCAGGATCGTCAAACAAGGCTTCAAATACTTCATGCTCGGGGTGCTGGCGGTTATCCCCCTGCTGTTGACCGTTCAAATCGTCCTGTTCACCAAGGAGCTCCTGACGGACATTATCGTCAGTCTGTACGGTTATTCCGCCAGTTATTCCTTCACTACGACCCTATTGGTCTTGAGCATCGCGCTGCTCACTTACATCGGCTATTCGTTGGCCAAATACCGGCGTTCCATCATTATCTCTGCTTTCGATACCGTCATCGAAAAAATCCCCTTTCTCAATACCATCTACCGCGTCACCAAAAAAATGATCACCCTATTCACCGTCGATAGCGAAGTGAGGAAAAGAGAGGTGGTGTACGTGGAATATCCGAAGGAAGATGTTTGGGTGCCCGCCTACGTGACCAATAAAGTGGGTAGTATGTACGTCCTGTTCGTTCCGACTTCGCCCAATCCCACTTCCGGTTTCACCGTCGTGGTTTCCGAATCGAAGGTGGTTAAATCGGAGATGGATATCGAGGACGCCGCCAGCTTCATTATCAGCATCGGTTCCGATTATCCGAAGCCGGAAGAGGCCGATATCTTAAAGGCAAGGTCCAAACTTTTGGAATAA
- the dusA gene encoding tRNA dihydrouridine(20/20a) synthase DusA, whose translation MMLSVAPMLDWTDRHFRFFLRLISRRILLYSEMIVAGAVLYGDRDRILGFDVREKPLILQLGGSDPAQLGRCAEIAEAYGYDGVNLNVGCPSDRVRAGRFGACLMKSPQLVAECVAAMRAYTSLPVSVKCRIGVDDLDTYEYLSGFVATVAEAGCRTFIVHARKAWLKGLSPKENRTVPPLRYADVYRLKRDFPDLTIVLNGGIADLDQARRQIEQVDGAMLGRAVYHNPYLLAQADARFYGDDHPVPDREQVLSAFLPYAAAQLDQGIRLHTLTRHLQGLYHGQPGARNWRRHLSGACRPGAGLEVLEAWLEKRRSAA comes from the coding sequence ATGATGCTATCCGTGGCGCCGATGTTGGATTGGACCGACCGGCATTTCCGATTTTTTTTGCGTCTGATCAGTCGCCGGATCTTGTTGTATTCGGAAATGATAGTCGCTGGTGCGGTGTTATATGGCGATCGAGATCGCATTTTGGGTTTCGACGTTCGGGAAAAGCCATTGATTCTGCAGTTGGGGGGGAGCGACCCGGCGCAGTTGGGACGATGTGCGGAGATCGCCGAGGCATACGGTTACGATGGGGTCAATCTTAATGTGGGTTGTCCCAGCGATCGGGTGCGGGCCGGCCGTTTCGGCGCCTGCTTGATGAAATCTCCGCAATTGGTCGCCGAATGCGTCGCCGCCATGCGGGCCTATACTTCCTTGCCGGTGAGCGTCAAGTGCCGCATCGGAGTCGATGATTTGGATACCTACGAATACCTCAGCGGTTTCGTGGCTACTGTGGCGGAAGCCGGTTGTCGCACCTTTATCGTCCATGCACGCAAAGCCTGGCTGAAGGGGCTTTCTCCCAAGGAGAATCGAACCGTTCCACCGCTGCGATATGCGGATGTTTATCGCCTTAAACGAGATTTTCCTGATTTGACCATCGTTCTCAACGGCGGCATTGCCGACCTGGATCAGGCGCGGCGTCAGATCGAGCAGGTGGATGGGGCGATGCTGGGGCGCGCGGTATACCATAATCCCTATCTATTGGCGCAAGCCGACGCGAGGTTTTACGGAGACGATCATCCCGTCCCCGATCGCGAACAGGTATTGAGCGCTTTTTTGCCTTATGCGGCCGCACAGCTGGATCAAGGCATCCGTTTGCATACCCTGACCCGTCATTTGCAGGGCCTCTATCACGGCCAGCCCGGGGCGCGTAACTGGCGGCGCCATCTAAGCGGTGCGTGTCGACCAGGTGCCGGTCTCGAGGTATTGGAGGCATGGCTGGAGAAAAGGCGGTCGGCGGCGTGA
- the era gene encoding GTPase Era, with product MNTGYVALIGRPNVGKSTLLNRLLGQKLSIVSRKPQTTRHRILGIKTTTEAQILYVDTPGIHRAGPRALNRYLNKAAGTALVGVDVVVWLIDGKGFRGDDRLVFERLREVKVPVILAVNKVDLVKDKESLLPLIAEADQRYSFAEIIPISALEDVNLDRLERAIVARLPEGPPIYSEDQLSDKPQRFFTAEIIREKLLSYLGDEVPHQLTVEIELFQEEGKLVRIHAIVWVEREGQKRIIIGKKGDLLKKVGRKARLELENFLQAKVYLNLWVKVKTGWSDDERALRRMGYAD from the coding sequence ATGAATACCGGCTATGTCGCTTTGATCGGTCGCCCCAATGTGGGCAAATCCACCTTGCTCAATCGCTTGCTGGGGCAAAAACTCAGCATCGTTTCGCGCAAACCCCAAACGACTCGGCATCGAATCTTGGGGATTAAAACCACCACCGAAGCCCAAATCCTGTATGTGGATACGCCCGGTATCCACCGGGCCGGTCCCCGGGCCTTGAACCGCTATCTGAACAAGGCCGCCGGGACGGCTTTGGTAGGCGTGGACGTGGTGGTATGGTTGATCGACGGCAAGGGGTTTCGCGGAGACGATCGCTTGGTATTCGAAAGACTGCGGGAAGTCAAAGTGCCGGTGATCCTGGCGGTCAACAAGGTGGACTTGGTCAAGGACAAGGAAAGCTTGTTGCCTTTGATCGCCGAAGCCGATCAGCGCTATTCCTTTGCCGAGATCATCCCCATTTCGGCTTTGGAGGACGTCAATCTGGATCGTTTGGAGCGCGCCATCGTCGCTCGTCTCCCCGAAGGCCCGCCGATCTATTCCGAAGATCAATTGAGCGACAAACCGCAACGCTTTTTCACCGCCGAGATCATTCGGGAAAAGCTGCTGTCCTACCTGGGCGATGAGGTGCCTCACCAACTGACCGTGGAAATCGAGCTGTTCCAGGAAGAGGGAAAACTGGTTCGGATTCACGCGATTGTTTGGGTGGAGCGCGAAGGTCAAAAGCGGATCATCATCGGAAAGAAGGGCGATTTGCTGAAAAAAGTGGGCCGGAAAGCGCGTTTGGAATTGGAGAATTTCCTTCAAGCCAAGGTCTATCTCAACCTTTGGGTCAAGGTCAAAACGGGCTGGTCGGACGACGAGCGCGCCTTGCGGCGGATGGGGTATGCCGATTAG
- the pdxJ gene encoding pyridoxine 5'-phosphate synthase, with amino-acid sequence MSHRPILLGVNIDHIATLRQARGTPFPEPVQAALLAEQAGADGITAHLREDRRHIQDRDIRLLRELIHTRLNMEMAITEEMISLACAILPNACCLVPEKRAELTTEGGLDVAGQLDRVRDACERLGEAGIEVSLFIDPDATQIEAAQQAGAPTIELHTGRYADARGSEQMRELDQLQAAAERGSRLGLKVNAGHGLHYHNVAPIARIPELTELNIGHAIVARAVFTGWEEAVREMKRLMRDGRVSI; translated from the coding sequence ATGAGCCATAGACCGATTTTGTTAGGGGTCAACATCGACCATATCGCCACCCTCCGGCAAGCTCGGGGAACACCGTTTCCCGAACCCGTCCAGGCTGCTCTCTTGGCTGAGCAAGCCGGTGCGGACGGAATTACCGCGCATCTGCGCGAAGATCGCCGCCATATCCAGGATCGGGACATCCGTTTGCTGCGGGAATTGATCCACACGCGTCTCAATATGGAAATGGCGATCACCGAGGAAATGATTTCTCTCGCCTGTGCTATTCTCCCGAATGCGTGTTGTCTGGTACCGGAGAAACGCGCCGAGCTGACCACCGAGGGCGGTCTGGATGTGGCCGGACAGCTGGATCGCGTGCGCGATGCATGCGAGAGATTGGGGGAAGCCGGCATCGAGGTCTCCTTATTCATCGATCCGGACGCCACCCAGATTGAAGCGGCTCAGCAGGCGGGTGCGCCGACGATCGAGTTGCACACCGGCCGTTATGCCGATGCGCGTGGAAGCGAGCAAATGCGGGAGCTCGATCAACTGCAGGCGGCGGCCGAACGGGGAAGCCGCCTGGGACTGAAGGTCAATGCCGGTCATGGCCTCCACTACCACAATGTGGCGCCTATCGCCCGAATTCCCGAGCTTACGGAGCTCAACATCGGTCATGCCATCGTCGCTCGCGCGGTGTTCACGGGTTGGGAGGAGGCGGTCCGGGAAATGAAACGACTGATGCGGGATGGCCGGGTGAGTATTTGA
- a CDS encoding heavy-metal-associated domain-containing protein — protein sequence MTKATVSVTGMKCDACENLIHDALMEREGVVEVKADHQAKSVAIDYDENKADLDALKQTIVSQGFKVVGFGEESLFDKIKAYLDNLFKFFKS from the coding sequence ATGACGAAAGCGACTGTGTCAGTCACTGGAATGAAGTGCGATGCGTGTGAAAATCTAATCCACGACGCGCTCATGGAGCGAGAGGGCGTGGTCGAGGTTAAGGCGGATCATCAAGCCAAGTCCGTCGCAATCGATTACGACGAAAATAAGGCCGATCTGGATGCTCTCAAGCAGACCATCGTGAGCCAAGGATTCAAGGTGGTCGGTTTCGGCGAAGAAAGCCTGTTCGACAAGATCAAAGCCTATTTGGACAATCTGTTCAAATTCTTCAAAAGTTAG
- a CDS encoding GGDEF domain-containing protein has translation MNTLSCDIKKLLQKLEVLDDYDVEHLFIEHLQISLSTLDELQQSYQRHYLNIIRTLLQQLSLLPALQHEPVQKRLAFLDKLLTYSPSLRDLETLHRGLDELRALGPLPTLAPPSDQIIGDPPTGTYATSRPHPAPAGQSEVTDKIQSIQKNNDHFSQAVEKILQIIEHLGQGVQLDAVQQDLKDQAQHLLHGQHQLALHLEQIQQQLAGTQARNKRLQEELQQARALSLTDELTGLPNRRAFLRRMEEEVVRVQRHPEPLTLAIIDLDHFKQINDRYGHQVGDEVLKAYAQHALSVFRRHDHVARFGGEEFIVLLPNTDMDGAVKALGKIYQRSADHAISLGATSIYLPTFSAGVARYRPDETASCFIERADQALYRAKEGGRNRIECADQAE, from the coding sequence ATGAACACCCTGTCATGCGATATCAAAAAGCTGCTTCAGAAATTGGAGGTACTCGACGATTACGACGTGGAGCACCTGTTCATCGAGCATTTGCAAATCAGCCTAAGCACACTGGACGAGCTGCAGCAGTCCTATCAACGCCACTATCTCAATATCATTCGGACCCTGCTGCAGCAATTGTCCCTGCTTCCCGCGCTGCAGCACGAGCCGGTACAGAAGCGCTTGGCTTTTTTGGACAAACTACTGACCTATTCCCCTTCCCTGAGGGATTTGGAAACCTTACACCGCGGCTTGGATGAATTGCGCGCGCTCGGCCCGCTGCCCACCCTCGCGCCGCCATCCGATCAAATTATCGGGGATCCGCCCACCGGGACTTACGCGACATCCCGCCCCCATCCCGCTCCTGCCGGGCAGAGCGAGGTGACCGATAAGATCCAATCCATCCAAAAAAACAACGATCATTTTTCGCAGGCGGTGGAGAAAATTCTCCAGATTATCGAACATCTCGGCCAGGGCGTTCAATTGGACGCCGTCCAGCAGGATCTGAAGGATCAAGCCCAGCATCTGTTGCATGGACAGCATCAATTGGCCCTCCACCTGGAGCAGATCCAGCAGCAACTGGCCGGCACCCAAGCCAGAAACAAGCGTCTCCAGGAAGAACTTCAGCAGGCCCGCGCCCTCAGTTTGACCGACGAGTTGACCGGCCTTCCCAATCGACGCGCGTTTTTGCGGCGGATGGAGGAGGAAGTCGTGCGCGTCCAGCGCCACCCAGAGCCCTTGACCTTGGCGATCATCGACCTCGATCACTTCAAGCAAATCAACGATCGGTACGGCCATCAGGTAGGCGACGAAGTTCTAAAGGCATATGCGCAACACGCCTTGTCGGTCTTTCGACGCCACGATCATGTCGCCCGCTTTGGCGGCGAAGAATTTATCGTCCTCTTACCCAACACCGATATGGACGGCGCGGTCAAAGCCCTGGGAAAAATCTATCAGCGTTCGGCCGACCACGCCATCTCCCTAGGGGCGACTTCGATTTATTTACCTACCTTCTCGGCGGGGGTTGCGCGCTATCGACCCGATGAAACCGCTTCCTGCTTCATCGAACGGGCCGACCAAGCCCTCTATCGTGCCAAGGAAGGGGGGCGGAATCGAATCGAATGCGCCGATCAGGCCGAATGA
- the recO gene encoding DNA repair protein RecO: MGTTQGSGGDWREGFILHRRPWRETSLWLEVFTPDLGKVALLAKGGRRSKRGGNGLLQPFQPLLMRWREKSDLGNLIAAEALDHRLHLAGPALYCGFYLNELLSRLLERHDPHPGLYREYCQSLSALSRGEELENCLRCFEVRLFAEIGYGLILDHEVEYGTAVVPTACYRYHPERGPIRDDRGWLHGQTLLALSQGRLETPVAQREAKRLLRGLIDHRLEGRALKSRALFRKRMGKHEP, translated from the coding sequence ATGGGAACGACACAAGGTTCCGGAGGAGACTGGCGCGAGGGCTTCATCCTGCACCGCCGCCCCTGGCGGGAAACCAGCCTTTGGTTGGAGGTCTTCACGCCCGATCTCGGCAAGGTTGCCTTGCTGGCCAAGGGCGGACGACGAAGCAAGCGGGGGGGCAATGGATTGCTGCAGCCTTTTCAACCCTTGCTGATGCGTTGGCGGGAAAAAAGCGATCTGGGTAACTTGATCGCCGCCGAAGCGCTCGATCACCGCCTTCATTTGGCGGGTCCCGCCTTGTATTGCGGATTTTACCTGAACGAATTGCTGTCTCGCTTGCTCGAGCGCCACGATCCCCACCCCGGTTTGTACAGGGAATATTGCCAGTCTCTTTCCGCCCTTTCCCGGGGGGAAGAACTCGAGAATTGTCTGCGCTGTTTCGAAGTACGACTGTTCGCTGAAATCGGCTACGGTCTGATTCTCGATCATGAGGTAGAATATGGAACCGCAGTCGTTCCAACGGCTTGCTACCGTTACCACCCGGAGCGCGGTCCGATTCGCGATGACAGGGGTTGGTTGCACGGACAGACACTGTTGGCGCTCTCTCAAGGGCGCCTGGAAACGCCGGTGGCGCAGCGGGAGGCCAAACGCTTGCTGCGGGGATTGATCGATCATCGTCTCGAAGGGCGGGCGCTGAAAAGCCGCGCCCTGTTTCGTAAACGGATGGGGAAACATGAGCCATAG
- a CDS encoding heavy metal translocating P-type ATPase produces the protein MAVAVEREQPAQEEGERNIRLSILGMRCAGCVKTVENALKGVTGVKAVNVNFADHSAVVEGEVDTDLLRSALQEVGYDAAVMESFEDLEAQEQMEENRYRSLLRKSAVAAAWGVPLMAGEWFDLWPLIGTAEGSTFWSVVSLVTFGVMYYAGGHFFSGAIKSLRGGSANMDTLIALGTGAAWLYSTIVIDFAEVLPAEAHPYFEAAIIIIAFVTLGGALETRARGKASAAIRKLIGLQPKTARVVRNGKEMDIPIQEVGVEETIRVRPGEKIPVDGVMIDGHSSVDESMLTGESIPVEKSVDDEVIGGTVNLRGSFLMKATRIGTDTVLSHIIESVRRAQGSKPEIGRMVDQIASVFVPVVVGIAAFTFLSWWTFGPDPALGYAFVTAMTVLVIACPCALGLATPISIMVAVGRAAQMGILIRNGDALQTAGRLTTVVLDKTGTVTEGKPRVTAIEAMPGWTEDLVLQLAASIEAGSEHPLAGAIVGESENREFSLRSVTGFEAVTGKGVRAKLDGQKLLFGNPALMEAEGVDADEVASRLDHYSEQGQTPMILAVDKKVAGIIAVADTIKSDSKESIRQLKELGIKVWMVTGDNEKTARAIAREAGVDEVQAQVLPEDKAEVVRELQSRGESVGMVGDGINDAPALAQANVGFAIGTGTDIAIESGDVVIMQGSLLKLPAAIKLSQGTVRNIKQNLLGAFIYNVSAIPVAAGLLYPIFGLLLNPMIAGAAMAMSSVTVVTNANRLRYIRL, from the coding sequence ATGGCGGTAGCAGTGGAAAGAGAACAACCGGCGCAGGAAGAAGGTGAGCGCAATATTCGTTTGTCCATCCTGGGCATGCGCTGCGCGGGTTGCGTCAAGACGGTGGAAAACGCGCTCAAAGGCGTGACCGGCGTCAAAGCGGTCAATGTCAACTTCGCCGATCATTCGGCCGTGGTCGAAGGCGAGGTGGACACCGATCTATTGCGATCGGCGCTCCAGGAGGTAGGCTACGACGCGGCGGTGATGGAAAGCTTCGAGGATTTGGAAGCCCAGGAGCAAATGGAGGAAAATCGTTACCGTTCCCTGCTGCGTAAATCCGCGGTGGCGGCGGCCTGGGGGGTTCCCTTGATGGCTGGCGAATGGTTCGATTTATGGCCGCTGATCGGTACCGCCGAAGGGAGCACCTTCTGGTCGGTGGTGTCGCTGGTGACCTTCGGAGTCATGTATTATGCCGGCGGCCATTTCTTCAGCGGAGCGATCAAATCCTTGCGTGGCGGATCGGCCAACATGGACACTCTGATCGCCCTGGGTACCGGCGCGGCCTGGTTGTATTCCACCATCGTGATTGACTTCGCCGAGGTATTGCCGGCCGAAGCCCATCCCTATTTCGAGGCGGCGATCATCATCATCGCCTTCGTCACCTTGGGCGGCGCGTTGGAGACCCGGGCCCGAGGTAAAGCCTCTGCGGCGATTCGCAAGTTGATCGGACTGCAACCGAAAACCGCGCGGGTGGTCCGAAACGGGAAAGAGATGGACATTCCTATTCAGGAGGTGGGGGTCGAGGAGACCATCCGGGTGCGGCCGGGAGAGAAGATTCCGGTGGACGGGGTGATGATCGACGGTCACTCCAGCGTGGACGAATCCATGCTCACTGGCGAATCGATTCCGGTGGAGAAAAGCGTCGACGACGAAGTAATCGGCGGAACGGTCAATCTCCGCGGCAGCTTCCTGATGAAGGCGACCCGAATCGGCACCGACACCGTGTTGTCCCACATCATTGAATCGGTGCGGCGGGCCCAGGGGAGTAAGCCCGAGATCGGCCGTATGGTGGACCAGATCGCCTCGGTGTTCGTGCCGGTGGTGGTGGGAATCGCCGCGTTTACCTTCCTGAGCTGGTGGACTTTCGGTCCCGATCCGGCCCTTGGCTATGCGTTCGTCACCGCGATGACGGTGTTGGTGATCGCCTGTCCTTGCGCCTTGGGGCTGGCCACGCCTATTTCCATCATGGTCGCGGTGGGTCGGGCCGCCCAGATGGGTATTTTGATCCGCAACGGCGACGCACTTCAGACCGCTGGGCGTTTGACCACGGTGGTACTAGACAAAACCGGTACCGTGACCGAAGGCAAACCCCGGGTCACCGCCATCGAAGCGATGCCCGGCTGGACCGAGGATCTGGTCCTGCAATTGGCGGCCAGCATCGAGGCCGGCTCCGAACACCCCCTTGCCGGCGCGATCGTGGGAGAGTCCGAAAATCGCGAGTTTTCCTTGCGTTCGGTGACCGGATTCGAAGCGGTCACCGGAAAAGGGGTGCGCGCCAAGCTGGACGGCCAGAAGCTGCTCTTCGGCAATCCGGCCTTGATGGAAGCGGAAGGTGTCGACGCCGACGAGGTCGCTTCGCGGCTCGACCATTATTCCGAGCAGGGCCAGACCCCTATGATCCTGGCGGTAGACAAGAAAGTGGCCGGGATCATTGCGGTGGCCGATACCATCAAATCCGATTCCAAGGAATCCATTCGCCAGCTCAAGGAGTTGGGCATCAAGGTCTGGATGGTCACCGGCGACAACGAAAAAACCGCCCGTGCCATCGCCCGGGAAGCGGGCGTCGATGAGGTTCAGGCGCAAGTGCTGCCCGAAGACAAGGCCGAGGTCGTGCGCGAGCTGCAGTCGCGCGGAGAATCGGTGGGAATGGTCGGCGACGGCATCAACGACGCGCCCGCGTTGGCTCAAGCGAATGTGGGCTTTGCCATCGGCACCGGAACCGACATCGCTATCGAAAGCGGGGATGTGGTCATCATGCAGGGCTCGTTGCTGAAATTGCCGGCGGCCATCAAGCTGTCCCAGGGGACGGTCCGCAATATCAAGCAAAACCTATTGGGGGCTTTCATTTATAACGTCTCCGCCATTCCGGTGGCGGCAGGGCTGCTCTATCCCATCTTCGGCTTGCTGCTCAATCCCATGATCGCCGGGGCGGCCATGGCCATGTCGTCGGTCACGGTGGTGACCAACGCCAATCGCTTACGCTATATCCGATTGTAA